A genomic segment from Ptychodera flava strain L36383 chromosome 23 unlocalized genomic scaffold, AS_Pfla_20210202 Scaffold_23__1_contigs__length_28996876_pilon, whole genome shotgun sequence encodes:
- the LOC139123889 gene encoding uncharacterized protein F54H12.2-like: MAFNEVVDKASCVCTKSELDLFSVPPTQTSILESRTVQFNPISTLAEGSPIEFVVAGSPSEYIDLPMTRLFIKAKITAADGSNLPAAAQVAPVNLLLHSLFSQLEVSLNGKVVSSSNNTYAYRSYIETLLNYSNEAKSTHLTSALFYKDTPGKFDSANPLTEEGGNQGLKKRHSFTSQSKTVDLFGPIHSDIFFQNRLLLNGVDLKLKLTRGKNDFCLMSSQPANGYKIQILEASLHVRRVKVAPFIIESHARALELSPAKYPISRVECKSYAVTPGHLTFTKENVFLDPLPRRLIIGFIESNAFSGSYEKNPYNFETQNINYLAVFRNSELITGKPLTPKFSVQGGRNYIRAYETLFSGTDIFTGDKGHNLDRDDFVGGNCLFAFNLTPDLSTGGEHFNIVDSGTLSIEVHFDIALQETVNLIVYAEFDNIIQIDKPQNIITDYSR, encoded by the coding sequence ATGGCTTTCAACGAGGTAGTTGATAAAGCATCATGCGTGTGTACAAAAAGTGAACTTGATTTGTTTTCCGTGCCACCAACGCAGACCAGTATACTCGAGAGTCGGACCGTGCAGTTTAATCCAATTTCTACACTCGCTGAAGGATCACCAATCGAATTCGTGGTGGCAGGTTCTCCTTCTGAATACATCGACTTACCAATGACAAGGCTTTTCATAAAAGCTAAAATTACAGCCGCCGACGGGTCCAATTTGCCGGCAGCTGCTCAAGTTGCGCCGGTGAACCTTCTCCTACACAGTCTGTTTTCTCAACTTGAAGTATCGTTAAATGGTAAGGTGGTTAGCTCATCGAATAACACATACGCCTACCGATCCTACATTGAAACTTTATTGAACTACTCCAATGAAGCAAAATCAACCCACCTCACTTCAGCTCTCTTCTACAAGGACACACCGGGTAAATTTGACAGCGCCAACCCTCTGACGGAAGAAGGAGGCAATCAAGGGTTGAAGAAGCGCCATAGTTTTACCAGCCAGAGTAAAACGGTGGATTTATTTGGACCGATTCATAGTGACATCTTTTTCCAGAATCGGCTCCTGCTAAATGGCGTGGACTTAAAGTTGAAATTGACTCGTGGAAAGAATGACTTTTGCTTGATGTCGAGCCAGCCGGCCAACGggtataaaattcaaattttggaaGCCAGCCTGCACGTGAGAAGAGTGAAAGTTGCGCCGTTTATTATCGAAAGTCACGCTCGAGCATTGGAGCTTTCACCTGCCAAGTACCCCATCTCAAGGGTGGAGTGTAAATCGTACGCCGTGACACCCGGTCACTTGACCTTCACGaaagaaaatgtgtttctgGACCCTTTACCAAGGCGTCTAATTATTGGATTCATTGAATCAAACGCGTTCTCTGGTTCATACGAAAAGAATCCTTACAATTTTGAAACACAGAATATCAATTACTTAGCTGTATTTAGAAACAGTGAATTAATAACTGGAAAACCCCTAACCCCGAAATTTAGCGTCCAGGGAGGTCGGAATTACATAAGGGCTTACGAGACCTTAttttcggggacagatatttttacCGGGGACAAAGGCCATAATTTAGACAGAGACGACTTTGTGGGTGGAAATTGCTTATTTGCTTTCAACCTCACACCGGATTTGTCGACAGGCGGTGAACACTTTAACATAGTTGATAGTGGCACACTGAGTATTGAAGTGCATTTTGATATAGCCCTACAGGAGACTGTCAATTTAATTGTTTATGCGGAATTTGACAACATAATACAGATTGATAAACCTCAAAATATCATCACCGACTACTCAAGATGA